A region of Aquarana catesbeiana isolate 2022-GZ linkage group LG08, ASM4218655v1, whole genome shotgun sequence DNA encodes the following proteins:
- the LOC141104809 gene encoding uncharacterized protein, translating to MEEWEYLEGHKDLYKDVMMENQPPLTSPDGSSNGNPPERCPRPLYCQNSTPEDHTIPHHHQGKELKNIKVEIKEEEEEMMISGAQQFVGPAGLLHSENSCYHHDQHEELMYVKDEVKEEEEVMAVMDYQESTEEVGMMVTTKNEEFSLDIRTDGSSNGNPPERCPRPLYTRDSTLEDHNYARRDQGEELINIKADIKEEEVETYVGGDQPSTEEVGMIMKSEEEETSLLINTNGCDVRNSSERPLLLSADCKSEDNVITQDPPGGNPNTQNIHYRPSCPETSMDPSDQGESSHKSHTMIANIIKLHKSSLPHEGVHRGDNLFSCSECGASFTVNKFLLLHQRIHTGVLPYSCSECGKCFAFKGDLVIHQRIHKVECSVCGKYFLKKTDLVNHQRIHTGERPYSCSECGKSFAKKGGLDKHQKLHKDERPYSCSECGKSFIKKGALDKHQRSHTDERSYSCSECGKSFIYNGDLIRHRRIHTEERPYPCSECGKSFTRKQSLVQHQRIHTGERPYSCSECGKSFSYKEVLVAHQRIHTGERPFPCSECGKSFTQKGSLTQHQRIHTGERPYSCTECGKSFTQKGDLVIHQRTHSAQHPPLPSD from the exons atggaggagtgggagtatttagaaggacacaaggatctctacaaggacgtcatgatggagaatcagccgcccctcacatcaccgg atggatccagtaatgggaaccctccagagagatgtccccgtcctctgtattgcCAGAATTCCACAccggaagatcacaccatccctcaccatcatcag GGCAAAGAACTGAAAAACATCAAAGttgagattaaagaggaagaagaagagatgatGATAAGTGGAGCTCAGCAGTTTGTGGGACCGGCTGGTCTTCTGCATTCCGAGAATTCCTGTTACCACCATGATCAG CATGAAGAACTGAtgtatgtgaaagatgaagttaaagaggaagaagaggttATGGCTGTGATGGATTATCAGGAGTCAACGGAGGAAGTTGGGATGATGGTAACAACTAAAAATGAGGAATTTTCTCTAGATATTAGGACAG atggctccagtaatgggaacccaccagagagatgtccccgtcctctgtatacCCGCGATTCTACATTGGAAGATCATAACTATGCACGCCGTGATCAG ggtgaagaactgattAATATAAAAGCTGATATTAAAGAGGAAGAAGTAGAGACGTATGTGGGGGGTGATCAGCCGTCCACGGAGGAGGTTGGGATGATTATGAAAAGTGAAGAGGAAGAAACGTCTCTACTTATCAACACAA atggatgtgatgtcaggaattcctcggagagacctcttctattatctgctgattgtaagtcagaagataatgtcatcacacaggatcctccaggaggaaatccaaatacacaaaatatacattacagaccttcctgtccggagacatcaatggatccctctgatcagggggaatcttctcataAATCACATACTATGATTGCAAATATCATCAAATTACATAAATCCTCCTTACCCCATGAAGGAGTTCACAGAGGTGACAATCTATTCTCATGTTCGGAGTGTGGGGCGTCTTTCACTGTAAACAAATTCCTTCttttacaccagagaattcacacgggtgtgcttccttattcgtgttcagagtgcgggaaatgttttgctttTAAAGGAGACCTTGTAATACATCAGAGGATTCACAAGGTTGAGTGTTCGGTGTGCGGGAAATATTTCCTAAAGAAAACGGACCTTGTTaatcatcagagaattcacacgggtgagcgtccttattcgtgttcagagtgcgggaaatctttcgctAAAAAAGGAGGTCTTGATAAACACCAGAAACTTCACAAggatgagcgtccttattcatgttcagagtgcgggaaatccttcATTAAAAAAGGAGCTCTTGAtaaacaccagagaagtcacacggatGAGCgttcctattcatgttcagagtgcgggaaatctttcatttaTAACGGAGACCTCATTAGACATCGGAGAATTCACACGGAAGAGCGTCCTTAcccgtgttcagagtgcgggaaatctttcactcgcaAACAAAGCCTTGttcaacaccagagaattcacacgggtgagcgtccttattcatgttcagagtgcgggaaatctttctcaTATAAGGAGGTCCTTGTtgcacatcagagaattcacacgggtgagcgtccttttccatgttcagagtgcgggaaatcttttactcAAAAAGGAAGCCTTAcacaacaccagagaattcacacgggtgagcgtccttattcatgtacggagtgtgggaaatctttcactcagaaaggagatCTTGTTATACATCAGAGAACACACAGCGCACAGCATCCTCCATTGCCTTCAGACTGA